In the Chroococcidiopsis sp. SAG 2025 genome, one interval contains:
- a CDS encoding DUF6930 domain-containing protein, whose translation MTTSLNSSTRRRLQKLNQIPCVWEGDRRTLSAPSPRGDAEAGSECILWVDGSQGVVRAMDVVATDSGPEVVVRTLLRAMEHPNSPAKPARPQKIVVRDREIQFYLRGVLQELDIVIDYVPDLPLIDELYRGFEEFGEAHPPELPPQYATALKKKAFEIWQAAPWELLEEHQIIAVKLNHFDIETLYISVMGMLGMEYGILLYRSAESLQRFRAKVLIEEDATEQLEEAFLKQDCLFLTFERSEDMDGGGEFVDLADLPLSEIEPSFGNIHPLEGLRSVLYEEEASAVFVALEALNRFLRNERRQLGGKTFPEISRNYRITLPSSQSEKKSHPLSVTVSTLPNLATELEEMADAVATEAIEAEDLDDMPLFQSLRDDLIPEDSFLSLGVVSWEMVQQLRQKVTHQQVGKPTEAGDGLPVILIQTSRPKAKEAIEVILSAGGLRGIGFNPGADPFGGDRYDLGVLQTNNGELFLFGEFLEDDPVHVVARKKWNDRCKHTKGYCGLIVARGLMGASRGQPQMKDMMALFEARSLSSKDLGIGMLQLMPQIE comes from the coding sequence ATGACAACTTCGTTAAATAGCTCCACGCGACGGCGTTTGCAGAAATTGAATCAAATTCCTTGTGTCTGGGAGGGCGATCGCCGCACGTTATCAGCGCCAAGCCCCAGAGGGGACGCAGAGGCAGGGAGCGAGTGTATTTTGTGGGTCGATGGCTCTCAAGGAGTCGTGCGAGCAATGGATGTCGTGGCTACTGACAGCGGACCCGAAGTTGTCGTGCGCACGCTGTTGCGGGCAATGGAGCATCCCAACAGTCCCGCCAAACCCGCTCGTCCTCAAAAAATTGTCGTGCGCGATCGCGAAATTCAGTTTTACTTGCGCGGCGTGTTACAAGAATTAGACATCGTGATCGATTACGTCCCCGATCTACCGCTAATTGATGAATTGTATCGCGGCTTTGAAGAATTTGGAGAAGCTCATCCCCCCGAATTACCACCACAATATGCCACCGCACTCAAAAAGAAAGCATTTGAGATTTGGCAAGCTGCTCCTTGGGAGTTGTTAGAAGAACACCAAATTATCGCCGTCAAGCTCAACCATTTTGATATCGAAACCCTATATATTTCTGTGATGGGAATGTTAGGGATGGAATATGGCATTTTGCTCTATCGCTCTGCTGAATCCTTGCAAAGATTTCGAGCGAAAGTTTTGATTGAAGAAGATGCCACAGAACAGCTAGAAGAAGCTTTTCTCAAACAAGATTGCTTATTTCTCACTTTCGAGCGCTCGGAAGATATGGATGGTGGTGGAGAATTTGTCGATCTAGCAGACCTACCCCTATCGGAGATTGAGCCATCTTTTGGTAATATCCATCCTCTAGAAGGACTGCGCTCTGTCCTCTATGAGGAGGAGGCTAGTGCTGTTTTTGTGGCTTTGGAAGCTTTAAATCGCTTTTTGCGAAACGAGCGCCGACAACTAGGCGGGAAAACTTTCCCTGAGATTAGCCGCAATTATCGCATTACACTACCCTCATCCCAGTCGGAGAAAAAATCTCACCCCCTCAGCGTGACTGTCTCCACCTTGCCGAATTTGGCTACAGAGTTAGAGGAAATGGCAGATGCAGTTGCAACTGAGGCAATAGAAGCAGAAGATTTGGACGACATGCCTCTATTTCAGTCTTTACGGGACGACCTAATCCCAGAAGATTCTTTTCTCAGTTTGGGGGTTGTGTCTTGGGAAATGGTGCAACAATTGCGCCAGAAAGTCACCCATCAGCAAGTCGGCAAGCCTACAGAAGCAGGAGATGGATTGCCAGTGATTTTGATTCAAACTTCCCGTCCTAAAGCCAAAGAAGCGATCGAGGTTATCTTGAGCGCGGGAGGACTTAGAGGTATCGGTTTTAATCCCGGAGCAGATCCGTTTGGTGGCGATCGCTATGATTTAGGAGTATTGCAAACCAACAATGGGGAATTATTTTTGTTTGGCGAATTTTTAGAAGACGATCCAGTTCACGTCGTCGCGAGAAAGAAGTGGAACGATCGCTGCAAGCATACCAAAGGCTATTGTGGCTTAATCGTCGCGAGAGGTCTAATGGGTGCTTCGCGGGGACAACCCCAAATGAAAGATATGATGGCACTGTTTGAAGCGCGATCTCTTTCATCTAAAGATTTAGGCATTGGAATGCTTCAGTTAATGCCACAGATTGAATAA
- a CDS encoding PAS domain-containing protein, giving the protein MRALPDSILRMKQDGTCLSYMPAKEANSFTLNGDILGKNVNEFLPAETAQQLIEYARLALRTGATQIFQFPVSFKDKQQYQEARISTIGDKEFLIIFRDLANLEQHKVEQTQ; this is encoded by the coding sequence TTGAGGGCGCTGCCAGATTCTATATTGCGGATGAAACAAGATGGTACGTGTCTGAGTTATATGCCAGCAAAAGAAGCTAATTCGTTTACTTTGAATGGAGATATCCTAGGTAAGAACGTGAATGAGTTCTTGCCAGCAGAAACGGCACAACAGCTGATTGAATATGCTCGATTAGCTCTGAGAACTGGCGCAACTCAGATTTTTCAATTTCCGGTTTCTTTCAAGGACAAACAGCAGTACCAAGAAGCACGAATTAGTACAATTGGCGATAAAGAATTTTTGATTATTTTTCGCGATCTCGCCAATTTAGAGCAACATAAAGTAGAACAGACTCAGTGA